Proteins encoded by one window of Cuniculiplasma divulgatum:
- a CDS encoding exosome complex RNA-binding protein Csl4: MIGMGEEKTTYVIPGDVLAYSEEYLPGKNTLEENSRIISATSGEVKKNDKELVASVDNGIKRILPRIEDIVYGKIMKNDSRQVSIQIVGIEQNGILENYMADGYIRNMQDYKKEDRRAQTVHIGDLIRGKVIRVGQNLEITLNGNRLGVLKSRCSRCREVLVLKNGVLFCENCNRSEMRKIAPDYGSPEFGEMKK, from the coding sequence TCTGGCCTATTCAGAAGAATATTTACCTGGAAAAAACACACTTGAGGAAAACTCAAGAATAATTTCTGCTACCTCTGGAGAAGTTAAGAAGAATGATAAAGAGCTTGTTGCCAGCGTAGATAATGGAATAAAGAGAATTCTACCGAGGATTGAAGATATTGTCTATGGTAAAATAATGAAAAATGATTCAAGACAGGTTTCAATCCAGATTGTGGGAATAGAACAAAATGGAATACTTGAAAATTATATGGCAGACGGATACATCAGAAACATGCAGGACTACAAAAAGGAAGATAGAAGAGCTCAGACCGTTCATATAGGAGATCTAATAAGAGGAAAAGTGATCAGGGTAGGTCAAAACCTAGAAATAACCCTAAATGGAAACAGACTTGGTGTTCTTAAATCTAGATGCTCGAGATGCAGAGAAGTGCTTGTACTTAAAAACGGCGTTCTTTTCTGTGAAAACTGCAACAGGAGCGAAATGCGAAAAATAGCTCCTGATTATGGATCGCCTGAATTTGGGGAGATGAAAAAATGA
- a CDS encoding LSM domain-containing protein — protein sequence MIVPMKILEENLNKKVSLLLKDNRTLEGVLTGYDEYMNMVMGSVEETGEELNRKLGTVIIRGSNVVRIVPI from the coding sequence ATGATAGTACCGATGAAAATATTGGAAGAGAATTTGAACAAAAAAGTATCGTTATTGCTAAAGGATAACAGGACATTGGAAGGCGTATTGACAGGATACGACGAGTACATGAATATGGTCATGGGGTCGGTTGAGGAAACAGGAGAAGAACTTAACAGAAAACTTGGAACAGTAATAATCAGGGGAAGCAACGTAGTAAGAATTGTACCAATTTAA